A single genomic interval of uncultured Cohaesibacter sp. harbors:
- the ftsA gene encoding cell division protein FtsA translates to MMGSSWGKRDARGLIHKRSQIVTILDVGSTKICCMIARLVPRPQSEALPHRTHTVQVLGFGLHQARGIKSGVVVDLDQAENSIRLAVGAAETQADMTVQSLVVNVSCGRIKSDTLSASVSLSGHEVDEVDIRRVLQAGASHLLTIDRTVVHSMPIGYSLDGGKGIRDPRGMVGDDLAVDMHVVTAQTAPLKNLELCINRCHLDVAAMVATPYASGLSCLVDDESELGVACVDLGGGTTSISIFVNGQFVHSDAVAMGGHHVTMDLARGLSTRLADAERIKTLYGSALLSLSDDQELVAVPPVGDDDRDLLNQVPKASLTRIIKPRVEEILEVVRDRIEASGFSGHVGRRVVLTGGGSQLTGMAETARRVMGRNVRLGRPLGVAGLPDIGKGPAFATAVGLMIYPQVAQIEQFEKVPVKPKLTGTDGYLSRMGQWLKESF, encoded by the coding sequence ATGATGGGTTCTTCCTGGGGTAAACGTGATGCCCGTGGTCTCATTCACAAACGCTCGCAGATCGTGACGATCCTTGATGTTGGGTCGACCAAGATTTGCTGCATGATTGCGCGGCTCGTGCCGCGTCCGCAGAGCGAGGCTCTGCCGCATCGCACCCATACCGTTCAGGTGCTCGGGTTCGGATTGCATCAGGCCCGTGGCATCAAGTCCGGTGTTGTTGTGGATCTCGATCAGGCGGAGAATTCCATTCGTCTGGCCGTCGGTGCTGCTGAAACGCAGGCTGACATGACGGTACAGTCGCTGGTGGTCAATGTGTCCTGCGGGCGCATCAAGAGCGATACGTTGAGTGCTTCGGTGTCTCTCAGTGGACATGAGGTTGACGAGGTCGACATTCGTCGCGTGCTGCAGGCCGGTGCCAGTCATCTGCTGACGATCGACCGCACGGTGGTTCACTCCATGCCGATCGGCTATTCGCTGGATGGTGGCAAGGGCATTCGTGACCCGCGTGGCATGGTTGGTGATGACCTGGCTGTGGACATGCATGTGGTGACCGCGCAGACCGCGCCACTGAAGAATCTGGAGCTTTGCATCAATCGTTGTCATCTGGATGTGGCGGCGATGGTGGCAACGCCTTATGCCTCGGGGCTTTCCTGCCTCGTCGATGATGAATCCGAGCTCGGGGTCGCCTGTGTCGATCTGGGTGGCGGAACCACGTCGATTTCGATTTTCGTCAATGGGCAGTTTGTGCATTCAGACGCTGTGGCGATGGGGGGGCATCACGTCACCATGGATCTGGCGCGCGGGCTTTCAACAAGGCTTGCTGACGCAGAGCGGATCAAGACCCTTTATGGCAGTGCGCTTCTGTCCCTGTCTGATGATCAGGAATTGGTTGCTGTGCCGCCGGTTGGCGATGATGATCGCGATCTGCTCAATCAGGTGCCCAAGGCATCCCTCACGCGCATTATCAAGCCGCGTGTTGAAGAAATTCTGGAAGTCGTTCGGGATCGGATCGAAGCATCCGGTTTCTCCGGACATGTCGGGCGGCGCGTGGTGCTGACCGGCGGGGGAAGCCAGCTTACGGGCATGGCGGAGACCGCAAGACGCGTCATGGGACGCAACGTAAGGCTTGGCCGACCACTTGGCGTGGCCGGTTTGCCCGATATTGGCAAGGGGCCCGCTTTCGCTACAGCAGTTGGCCTCATGATCTATCCGCAGGTTGCCCAGATCGAGCAATTTGAAAAAGTACCGGTCAAACCAAAACTGACCGGAACCGACGGCTACCTGTCCCGAATGGGGCAGTGGTTGAAGGAGAGTTTCTGA
- a CDS encoding FtsQ-type POTRA domain-containing protein, with protein MRPIKGKAKDSRKAGAGKRSKKAALDPRAYAYEQRRLPLYRRIIPLAEAWIPRGFGWGLSVGFLGITILYGATIGGENQTTLEKASSVFGLKVEAVLISGQKEVSETDILRVLGINEDSSLLTFNAYDARKKLESMSWIEEATVQKLYPNKLQVVIREQKPFALWQRGEFVSVISYDGSVLTDHITPEFAKLPLVVGHGAQRQAASMFELLAQFPSIARKTRAVVYVSERRWDLYFKNGVQAKLPEVGVVDALDKLLAFDEKGALSRKDITTVDMRLADRTFVRMSKDAAAKRRATLRTLGADIPQEVET; from the coding sequence GTGCGACCGATAAAGGGCAAAGCAAAGGATAGCAGGAAGGCCGGTGCAGGCAAACGCAGCAAGAAAGCTGCGCTTGATCCGCGCGCCTATGCCTACGAGCAGCGTCGTCTGCCGCTATACCGCCGGATCATTCCTCTGGCAGAGGCATGGATACCGCGTGGTTTCGGCTGGGGCTTGTCCGTTGGCTTTCTTGGTATCACAATCCTTTATGGCGCCACGATTGGCGGTGAGAACCAGACAACGCTGGAAAAGGCGTCTTCTGTCTTTGGTCTTAAGGTCGAGGCCGTGTTGATTTCCGGGCAGAAGGAAGTCTCCGAGACAGATATCCTGCGCGTGCTCGGCATCAACGAAGACAGCTCTCTTCTAACCTTTAATGCTTATGATGCTCGCAAGAAACTTGAGAGCATGAGCTGGATCGAAGAAGCGACGGTCCAGAAACTCTATCCGAACAAGCTGCAGGTGGTTATTCGCGAGCAGAAGCCTTTTGCCCTGTGGCAGCGCGGGGAGTTTGTGTCTGTCATTTCCTATGACGGTTCTGTGCTGACCGATCACATAACACCGGAATTTGCCAAATTGCCGCTGGTTGTCGGTCATGGTGCGCAGCGTCAGGCGGCGTCCATGTTCGAGCTGTTGGCTCAGTTCCCCTCTATCGCGCGCAAGACACGGGCCGTGGTCTATGTTTCCGAACGCCGCTGGGATCTGTATTTCAAGAATGGTGTGCAGGCCAAACTGCCTGAAGTCGGTGTGGTGGATGCACTGGACAAGCTGCTGGCCTTTGATGAAAAAGGCGCACTTTCCCGCAAGGATATTACAACAGTCGATATGCGGCTTGCCGACAGGACCTTTGTTCGCATGAGCAAGGATGCCGCAGCCAAACGGCGCGCAACGCTTAGAACGCTGGGCGCAGATATACCTCAAGAGGTGGAAACATGA
- a CDS encoding D-alanine--D-alanine ligase, translating to MTKHVAVLMGGWSSERPVSLSSGKDCADALEASGYKVTRVDVQRDISTVLSELKPDVAFNALHGPFGEDGCIQGVLEFLGIPYTHSGVLASSLAMNKEKAKEIMQAAGIPVAESRVVHRLEAAKAHVLPPPYVIKPVNEGSSFGVLIVTADQQHPPQELYSADWPYGDIVMVERYVAGRELTCAAMGDKALDIIDIVSNNDTFYDFDAKYAPGGSTHILPADLKPNIYQYIQSLTIKAHQALGCKGISRADFRYDETAGEDGDLICLEVNTQPGMTPTSLVPDMARHAGIEFEQLVSWMVEDASCDR from the coding sequence ATGACAAAGCATGTAGCAGTGTTGATGGGAGGCTGGTCCTCCGAGCGTCCTGTGTCGCTGAGTTCTGGTAAGGACTGTGCAGATGCACTGGAAGCCTCCGGATACAAGGTGACGCGTGTTGATGTGCAAAGAGACATATCCACTGTTTTGTCAGAATTGAAACCGGACGTCGCATTCAATGCCCTGCATGGCCCGTTTGGCGAAGATGGATGCATTCAGGGCGTGCTTGAATTTCTCGGAATTCCCTATACGCACAGCGGTGTGCTGGCGTCTTCCCTTGCTATGAACAAGGAAAAAGCCAAGGAAATCATGCAGGCTGCGGGCATCCCGGTGGCCGAATCCCGCGTGGTTCATAGGCTGGAAGCAGCCAAGGCGCATGTGTTGCCGCCACCCTATGTTATCAAGCCTGTGAATGAAGGATCCAGCTTTGGTGTGCTGATCGTCACAGCAGACCAGCAGCACCCGCCACAAGAGCTCTATTCGGCAGATTGGCCCTATGGCGACATCGTCATGGTGGAACGCTATGTGGCTGGACGTGAGCTTACCTGCGCCGCAATGGGCGACAAGGCCCTCGATATCATCGATATCGTTTCCAACAACGATACCTTCTATGACTTCGATGCAAAATATGCACCGGGTGGCTCAACCCATATTTTACCGGCAGATCTTAAACCGAATATTTACCAATATATTCAATCGTTAACCATAAAGGCTCATCAAGCACTCGGCTGTAAGGGAATCTCCCGCGCTGATTTTCGCTATGACGAGACTGCCGGAGAGGATGGCGACCTGATCTGTCTGGAGGTGAATACCCAGCCGGGCATGACGCCGACCTCATTGGTTCCCGATATGGCAAGACATGCGGGCATTGAATTCGAACAACTGGTTAGTTGGATGGTGGAGGACGCTTCGTGCGACCGATAA